Below is a genomic region from Heliangelus exortis unplaced genomic scaffold, bHelExo1.hap1 Scaffold_90, whole genome shotgun sequence.
CCAGCACTATCCCAGGAGAATTCCGAGGGCCAGGGGGGGACATTCAGGAATGGCCAAGGGAATGAAGGGCACTGAAGGCCCAGACCCCCCCACTCAccctcctcctcagctgtggCGATTTCCTTCAGGACCCCCCACAGCCCAGGTCCCTCCTGCAGGAAACACCCGGGGGTCAGcacccccccctgtccccccatgGGTGACACCAACCTCAGGGcaccctccctctcccccccctctccaaCCCTCCTGCTCCACCTCCTAAGGaccctcccccccagcacctcccaatCCAAGCTTGAGTTGGACCCTAAagccccccagtgccacccccccCGCAATGGGGACaccaccccccagcccagggggatCCAAGGGGGTGTCTGGGGGAGTTTcttgagggagggaggggagtacctggggggggtgttgttttttggggggaggtgtttttgggggggtgttcagtatctgggggggggggatctgGGAGTGGGGAGTAtctgggggaggtgggggtaTCCTGGGGGGGGTATCTGGGAGAGGGGGTACCCAGGTGGGGGGAAATATTTGGGGGGGTAGTATCTGGGGGGGAATATCTATGTGGGGGGGAATATCTGCGGGAAGGGGGAATATCTGGGGGGGGGTGTCTCTGGGGTGAGACTCTCTGGGGGAGGGGAGtatctggggggggggggggcattgTGGAAGCAGTGTGTGAATGACCCCCCTTCAAGGGTCCTTGGGGGTGCCCCAAGGTCTCCCCGGtgcctcctccccccccaggcTGTCCCCACACCCACTCCCACCCCCAAAATTCCCGGGGAGGTCCTCACCAGGCGCTCAGACTCCGCTTCCAGAGGGATTCCCGGTGGTGGATGAAGGGGGGGCGGGTGCTCTGCTCCAGGCGCCCATGGGCcttgagggtgtccctgggcaggctgagcacagggagctgcagaggggacagaCAGGACACAGGGACCTCAGGGAGGACCCCTCCCCGCAGCAAAATCTCCAGGGCTGAGAGAGGGAAGGGTTCAAGGAGAAGACCCCCCCCAGGAGAAAGGGGCTGCAGCTCCAAGAATGGGTGAGGGGGACAAATGGGTCACCAGGAGccttttggggggggggggctcaaTGGCACCGGGGCcagtggggaaggggctgctggggaacccctggggaaggggctcagCCACGACTCCCCCCCTCAGGTGCCCCCCCCCTTCACCGTCCTGGGAAGGGGCTCACGAGGACCCCCCCGGGCAGGTGATGATGGGGACGGGACACCCCCCTGCACACACACGGGCAGCGTTGTGATGGGGACCCTCTGGGAAAGGGGCTCAGCAACGACCCCCCCCCACGCAGGGGCttcccagacacacacaccccccccccccccgccactGTCCTGGGAAGGGGCTCACGGGGACATTCTGGAGAAGTCCCATGGGGACTCCCAGGGAAGGGGGCTCAGCCACGACCCCCCCCCAGGCAGGGGCttcccagaccccccccccGGTCCTGGGAAGGGGCTTACGGGGACACTCCCCGCTCCCCACGAGCAGAGGTTGATGGGGACCCCTGAGAAGGGGACTCATGGGGACACCCCAGCTCTGACCTGGGTGtgcaggggggggggtgggctcGGGGCTGAGGCGGCCGCTGACCAGGCCGTTGTTGAACTCGTAGAGGGTGAGATCCccgggggggggcggggggggaaaCAGCCCCAGGGAGCACATGGCGGGGGTCCTGCGGGAGAAAGGTGTTAAAAGGGGggagacacacacaaaaaacgCGAACCCCCTGCCCAGGGAcgccccccccccaccccctcccggGTGACACCAGGAGGGGTGCCCAGGGGCTCCAGAATGAaggggctgtgtccccccccaggGCCTCCTCAGACCCCTCCCCAGTCCCCAAGACTCTCAAGACCCCCCCTAgacccctccctgcccccaagacgcccccccccgccccccagACTCTCAAAACCCCCACAGACCTCTCCCCTGTCTCCCAAtaaaccccccagccccctcccctgtccccaagACCCCCACGAAGCCACCTCAGACCCTTCCCCGGTCCCCAGAACCCtcaagcccccccccccacccccgcaatgtccccaacccctcccgTGTCCCCAGGACCCCCACACGGGGGTTTCCCTGTGCCCCCTCACCCGCTTCCCGCGCGCTCGTGGATAGATCCCCGCGTGTCAACCCCCAGCGGCCATTTtgtgaggggagggggggaattAAAGGGGCCGCAGCCCCGGATTGTGGAGGGTTGGGGGGTGTCACCCCCCGGGGAtgaggctgggagggggtgagTGATCCCCCCCCGAACCCCTCCGTGAATTGGGGATCACCCGCTGGAAGGGGGAGGGataaaatgggggggggggggggacgacgACACACATCGCGGCATTGCCGCTTTaagaggcaggaaaaaggaggggaccccccccccaaaaaaaaattggggtCCCATGGGTGCCCTCCCCTTCCATATGGGGGTCCCATGGGTGCCCACGGTGACACAGGGGACATTGGGTCCTTCCCCCCtcaattcccccccccccccccgtttttcctctgttttccttcGCGGTcacaaaaagattttaattttttttccaggatatTAAATAAAAGCCGGGAGGGGGTGGGGCTCAGGCGGGGgctccgtgcctcagtttcccctccgTGCCTCTGTTTCccctccgtgcctcagtttcccctcagggtgggagggagaggcagcCTCTGTCTGTGTGTCCCCCGCGTGGTGACTCAGCCCCAGGGGTGGCACACGAGTGACATCGCCACGCTGGCAGGGGACACGCTCCTGTCCCTGGTCCCCACCCCTCATCAAGCCTCGCACTGGCACAGggaccctccccccccccctcagttCCCCCCCTTTTGCCTTTTATGTGGCttttttgggttgttggttttttttttttcaaaaaccaaaaaaacccaaaatgggGCCGGGAGCATCAAAGGGCTGGCAGGAGAAATGCCCCCCACCCACCCGTGTCCATGTGCTGCCACGTGGCCCCTGCCCACGCTGTCActgtggggaaactgaggcacagagtgtccctgtggggacaggggtTGTGGGGACACGGGAGGGGACCGGACTtcagggacatggggacacggggatgTGGGACACAGGGGGGACAAGGGGGTCCTGAGAACATGGGGAcgcagggacaggggacaacAGGGAGACAGGGTTGTGGGGACGGGGGGGACACAGGACAAAAGGGtcctggggacatggggacacggggacatcAGGGAGCCGCGGTtgtggggacatcagggaccTGGGGTTCTGGGGACATGGGGTCACAGGGACATGGGGTCACAGGGACATGGGATCACAGGGACCTGCAGTtgtggggacatggggacaaggggacaagAGGGTCCTGGtgacatggggacacagggactgGACCTGAGGttctggggacatggggacacaaAGTCCTGGTgcagggggacacagggacccaAGGTtctggggacatcagggaccCAGGGTTCTGGAGACATGGGACAAGAGGGTCCTGGGGttctggggacatggggacacagggacatgggaCAACAGGGCCCCACAGTTGTGGGAAcatggggacaaggggacaagAGGGTCCTGGTGACACGGGTACACAGGGACATCAGGGACCTGGGGTTATGGGATATGGGGACACAAGGTCCTGGTGACAGGGCAACAGAGGGACATGGGACAACAGGGCCCCGCGGTTGTGGGGACAAAGGGACAGCAGGGACCtggtgacacagggacaggggacaccgCGGGGGATGGTGGCAGGGGGTGCCCCAGGGGGTGCCGCGGTTACCCTGAGTGGGGCCACGTcccctctgtgcctcagtttccccctgAGTCCCgacagcagcagaggagcctgggggggggggagagagggggaggagcagagcccatCCCTGTGATGAATTCTCTCAGCCTCAGCCCCACTcccactgagattttttttttttggggggggggtaCAGCTCCACTTCCACGCCTTAACCAGCcctttattgctttttttttttttttttttttggggggggggagtggggtgCTCatccagcttaaaaaaaaggggggagaaaggggggtTTACATTAGTGCGGGGGGggaattgggggggggggagaagagggcaAACCCTGTCCCTGAGCTCTGTACGGGGGCAtggggtggggagagaaaaaaaaaaaaaaggggggggagagaaaatgAGGGGGAAGacgccgcccccccccccccccccaaaagggGATCCCGGGAGCACTCGGAGAGCCCCCCCATATTTTAAGatataaattataattactAATGAGGACGGGGGGGTCTTGGGGGGGGTTATAGAGGGAGGTTATGGGGTGTCCCCCCCCGGAATAAATATCTTCATGgcagaggatgaggatggaagATGAAGGCTCCAATGCCCAAGTTCCTGGGGTTTTTCCTGGGGAAGCTGGAGGAGAACGGGTGGGTTCTTCACATGGGTGTTGGGGGGGGCATGGGTTATTTTGGggatcccccccaaaaaaaatgaagatgctaaaaaaacctcaaaaaaatctTCTGGAGAAGATGAAGGGTGTGGGTTATTTTGGGGACCCCCCCTGTAAaaaattccccccaaaaatgaagatgaagatgcTCAAATCTCCAAAAAATCATCCGGAGAAGCTGAAGGGTGTGGAGAAGAACTGGGGGTGCTCCACACGGGTGTCGGGGGGAGTGTGGGTTATTTTGAAGGACCCCCCTTAATAAATTCCCCCCAAAATTGAAGATGctcaaaaacctcaaaaaaatctTCTGGAGAAGCTGGAAGGTGTGGAGAAGAACCGGGGGTGTGCTCCACACGTGTGTCGGGGAGGGCGTGGGTTATTTTGGGGTCCTCAAACCGGGGGTGTGCTCCACACGTGTGTCGGGGAGGGCGTGGGTTATTTTGGGGTCCTCCCCCATAGTAAatccccccacaaaaaaaaaaaaagctggagacGAAGCTGGGAGCCCCTCAAATCTCCAACAAACTCCCAGCCTCGGGACTTCCGGCTTCTTTCCCGGGAGATCCCGGCGGTGGCTGCGGGATGCTTGGCGCTGCTCCCCGATTCCCGAGGGGGTGGTTTTCGGAGGTTGGCTCGTGGGGGTCCCACTTTCCGCGTGGGTTTTCTGATGTTTGCTGAGGTGGTCGCTGCGGGTGAAGCGTTTCCCGCAGAGCAGGCAGGTGAATTTTTTCTCGCGGGTGTGGGTCCGACGTGTCTCTCCAACTCGTCGCTCCTGGTGAACCTTTTCCCACAGAAGAGGCCAATTGCAGCCGAAGGGTCTTTCCCCGTGTGCCACCTCAAATGAGCTTTCAGGTGCGAAGCTTTCCCGTAAATTTTCCCGCAGCCGGGAATGTGGCAGCTGTGGATCGGTTTCCTTCGGGCCCCTCCCGGGGTTGTCCCCCCGACACCCCCCAACCTCTCCAATTCTTGGCAATTAGGACAATCGCAAGCGGGGCGACCTCCTAAAgagtttcctcctcctcctccccggggACCCTTCTGGGGGTCACCGGgtgggggctttgggggggtggggggtggggttggggtgggggtaaggagggggggtgagggggggaaaaTCCGAAGGGTaagcggggagggggggggctgagggtggGCTGAGCTTGGAGGGGGCTCTGTAAggtctccccccccccctcccggccCCCCCCAACCAACCCCCATTGGGGTGCACGTCCCACCAGGTGGGTGCAGCCGGACCGGACCCCCCCGGTAACCCCCCCCCGATCCCTCCTTTGTACCACGAACCGTAAGGATGGGGCATCTCCAAGGGGGGGTAGACCCCCGCCAAGCAGTCCCCTGGGGGGTGGCCTTTGGTTGTCACCACCACGGGGCCACCAAGAACCTCCTGAGGACCTGGGGGGGCCGGGAAGGGGGGGGCGAAGGGGCCATAATCTGGAGCGTatgggctgggggaggtttggggacttggggaggggggagagcaGCCCCGGGGGGCTGGGAAAGGTGGCGGTGTAGGTGTCACCCATGGCGGGGGGGGGACACTCAACGAAACGGCTGATGGCGAGGGGGGGCGTAGGGTGGGGACCCCCCCGAGGTGGTGGGACCGGGGTCAGCGGGGAGAGGCGGACATGGAGcctgtggggagaaaaaaggggggggggtcagggggtgtGGGGTACAGGGGGGGAAATAGGGGGTGCTGGAGGGTTAAATGGGGGAGGAAAtagggggtgctggggggggggcaaTGGGGGTTTAAAGGGGGAGGTTGAATAGGGGGGTGCTGGAGGGTTAAATGGGGGAGAAAtagggggtgctgggggggaaagggggtaAAAGCGGGGGGGTTAAAtagggggtgctgggggggggcaaacgtttttttgtttgtttgtttttgggtctccctttcttttgttttgttttggttttttttttatatttgggtcccacttcctttttttcttttgttttgttttcattttttatgccACCTacttttttttggcagcttgCTTGggtgattttttggggggggggttgcgccccctctttttatttttgttttgtctttttggggaggaggagtcccccctttgttttgtttttatattttgtttcagttttctgtctttcttgagtcccttttctttttttttggctcctcccttttttttttttttgtgtccccctttttttgttatgttttccttttttttttttttttttagtgtcccgccccctttttctctttcctttttttttttttccctttttttttttcttttttttttttttttttttttttttttttt
It encodes:
- the SP7 gene encoding LOW QUALITY PROTEIN: transcription factor Sp7 (The sequence of the model RefSeq protein was modified relative to this genomic sequence to represent the inferred CDS: inserted 4 bases in 3 codons; deleted 1 base in 1 codon); this translates as MGDTYTATFPSPPGLLSPSPSPQTSPSPYAPDYGPFAPPFPAPPGPQEVLGGPVVVTTKGHPPGDCLAGVYPPLEMPHPYGSWYKGGIGGGLPGGSGPAAPTWWDVHPNGGWLGGAGRGGGRPYRAPSKLSPPSAPPLPAYPSDFPPLTPPPYPHXPTPPPTPPKPPPGDPQKGPRGGGGGNSLGGRPACDCPNCQELERLGGVGGTTPGGARRKPIHSCHIPGCGKIYGKASHLKAHLRWHTGKDPSAAIGLFCGKRFTRSDELERHXRTHTREKKFTCLLCGKRFTRSDHLSKHQKTHAESGTPTSQPPKTTPSGIGEQXPSIPQPPPGSPGKEAGSPEAGSLLEI